GCCGAAGCCGCGGCAGCGCGTTATGAACAGACGGTCCTGCTGGCCTTTGAGGAGACCGAAAACGCGCTTACTCTCTATGGCAATGAGCTGCTCCGCCGCGAGCAGTTGGGGGAAGCCCGTGACGCTACCCGCGAGGCAGCGCGATTGGCGCGGCTGCGCTATGACAATGGCATTGATGACTTCCTTGCTGTGCTCGACGCCGAACGTGTTGCTCTAATCAGCGAAGACGCGCGCGTGGTGAGCGAGGTGGAGGCCACACTCCAAGAGATAGCAATCTATCGCGCCTTGGGAGGTGGATGGCAAACACAAGCTGAGGCGGAAGCTAAATCGCAGTAAACAATTGGATGGTTTAGGCAAGTGCGGTCAGTTTAGATCCTTGGATTGTCTACTCCAGTTTTCTGACATGGTCCGACCAGTGTTGTTATATTTGACTCCGATTAGTGCGGATTGGCCGCATCCTTGCTGGCCTCAAAAAGCTGTTGATCCGCCCATCGCACAAAGTCAGATGGGAGATAACTCGCCACCAGCTCCAAGCGTGGATTGTTCATTAGCTTGTGTATCTCTTGGAAATTTATGTAGGTTCCCATGTATAGGGCCGAAGTGTGCTCCATCCCGGGGTAGCGCTGCAGCATCTTGTTGATGACCTGTTCTGAAGTCTCGCTAGATGCCAGCGCTTCCTCATATGCTTCGATATAATTTAGGCTGTGCTCAAAAACGCCTTTCGGGGTCATATGCGCAGTGGATTTACGGGGCACATGGCCGGGTATGGCCACCGCAATATCCATCTTCATCCATTCGCGTATCTGGGCCTTCCATTTGGCGCGGTTTTCCGGGGTGCTTCCACCCATCATTATATGGGCATCATAATAGAGAATATCATTGGGGAGCAGCGCCTTGAGATCGGGAATATAGACCACCGTATGCGGTTCATCATGATGGCCTAGCCCGACATCGCCATAATGGTCATGCCAAAGCTGAATCTCCCGACCTTCCAGCATAATGACTTTGCTATCCAGCGGTTCAAAGGGAACCGATGGGACTGCGGCATTGTCGCCAAATCGCCCGATTGCCCGCTCATCATCGCTTCCCATGCGCAATTTCTGCAATTCGGACACTCTGGGCGCTGCCAGAAACCGGGCTTTGGGAAAACGCCGCTTCAAGACGCTTGCGCCTTGCGAATGGTCGAGATGGGCATGTCCGAGATAAACGATGGACAGGTTCAGTCCGGTCTTTTCGATTTCATCTGCCAAGCGTTCGGCAGCGAGCTTTGTCGCCTGGGTAGCGACCAGAACCATCTCGCGCTCGCCCATGATCATGCTCGAAGAGACGTTGATCTCCTCTAGCTCCGAAACAAAATGACGCAGCGTGAGCGGGCTGTCCGGCACCACTGCCTCGTAAGTGCGATATGGGGTGTTATCCAATTCCTCAGGAATGAAGTCCGATGCATTCTGGCCGCTGCCGCCGCTGACCCAGACCGCAAGTCCGATAAGAAAGGCGACGAACAGAAGCACCGGGATGGAGACTAAGGTCAAGACTCGTTTGATTGTCATTGCGGATCTCCCACGGCGTTGGCCATAAGCTTCCGCGCTGCCATGATGGACTGATTGCGTCGATCAACCGTCCTGAAAGCCTTGAGCACGGGGTAACGAGCATCCACCCTGCCCTCATGGCCGAGCATCCATAATTGCTGATAAAACCAGTATATCCCGGCAAACCCGTCCATTGCCTTCATCATCTTGAACCGACGCAGAAAGCCCAGCCAATTGGGCAGAAGCCCCAGATCATCCTCATAGCGCGGCAGGGTGTCCATTCCGTCCAGAAGCTGTTGCGGCGCATCAGTCATCAGGCACATCGGGCGTGCAAGACCGATCAGGTCGGCCGCGCCCGATTCCAGCGCCTGCTCCATCGCCTGACGCGTACGAAAGCCGCCCGTCACCATCAATGGTATCTGGACTTTAGCCTGCATCGCCTTTGCAAAATCGACAAAATAGGCTTCGCGCGCCGCCGTGGATTGCGCGACATTCTGCTTTTCTTCCGGTTCAATGCCTTCTTTGCCTGCAAGCTTGGGTTGCTCATAGGTGCCGCCGGATATCTCGATCAGATCCACCGATGCCGCCTCAAGCCATTCCACAACAGCAAGGCTGTCTTCAAAATTGAAACCGCCCTTCTGAAAATCGGCACTGTTGAGCTTTACCGATACCGGGAATTCTGGTCCAACCGCCTCACGCACAGCGGCGACAATCTCAAGCAGAAAGCGCGCACGGTTTTCCAGCGTGCCACCATAGTCATCAGTGCGATGGTTGACCCGCGGTGACAGGAATTGTGAGATCAGATAGCCATGCGCGCCATGAATCTCCACTCCCGTAAACCCGGCTTCCTGACATGCGCGTGCCGCTATTGCCCAGCGTGTAACTAAATCAGCAATTTCATCGACCGAGAGCGGTGACGGCGTGCCGAACAATCCTCCCGGCAAATCCAGAGCAACATCTGAGGAAGACTTTGGCGTCGGATTAACGACTTTCTGGGTCTGGCGTCCGCCATGGCTGATCTGGGCCCAGAACTGATTGCCACTGCGCGTTGCTGCCTGCGCCCAGCGCCTCAGACGATTTTTCATATCTCCATCGGGTTCGGCCTCGATGACGACATTGCCGGGGCGCTCAAGATGGTCTTTGTCGACAATGACATTGCCGCTCAGCAAAAGGCCAGCCCCGCCATCGGACCAGATGCCATAAAGGCGTTCAAGCTCTGGCGTGGGCCGACCATCTGGCGTGGCCAACCCTTCTGTCATCGCCGCTTTGGCAAGCCGATTCGGTATGATCACCCCGCAGGGAAGCTTCAATTCTGCATCCAGCATAGCGCCCATTCTATCCTCTGTTTTGCTTGTAACCCCTCGGAACACAGCGCGCATCTGCTCTTTGGAAAGCTAAATGCGAATTTATAGTTGCTTTATAGAACCAATACTTTTATTATGCAACCGTATTGAGCAGGAGACAAAATATGGCTGCGGTAGAATATGTGCATGAGAACGGCGTTGCGAGGATCACCCTCAACTCACCACCACAAAACCGGATCGGTAATGAACTGGTAGCGGGTCTGACAGCCGCAATCATGGATGTTGCCGGACGCAATGACACCCGCGCCCTGCTGCTTTCAGCCACCGGACCAGACTTCAGCTGGGGTGGAGATATTCGCAATTGGCAGAATATCAGCCATAAGGATTTTGGTGCAACGCTGGAACAAGCGCTTCAACTCACCAATACATTCGAGGATTTTCCCTTCCCAACCATCGCTGCGGTTCAGGGCCAATGCAGCGGCGGCGGCTATGAGCTGGCATTGAGGGCCGACATCATCATCGCTGCCGATAATGCTCGCTTTGGTCATTCCGAAGCAACGATCGGTGTTTTCACCTTTTTGGGCGGCGTACAGCGTGTGGCGGACCGGATCGGCCGCGGTCGCGCTCTGGAATGGGCTTACACTGCCGAGATGATCGAAGCCCAGCGGGCGCTTGATCTGGGCCTCGTCAATCAATGCGTCCCATCGGATGAGCTTGCAGATACCGCAGAATCATGGGTCGAAAAGCTGGCAAGCGGAGCCACCTTGGCGCATGCTGCGCACAAGAAACTGCTCCGCGCATGGTCCACATCCGGGGTCGCCGCTGCCGATGCGATGATCCCGCAAATGGCCGAAGACATCCATGCCAGCGCCGACCTGCAGGACCATCTGCCTGCAGCCATAGCCGCAGTTGAAGCCGGAGAACCCCGGCCCAAATTCCCTTTCAAAGGTCAATAAACAAAACTGAGCAGGAGCAAGGAAATGGCAATTGATCTGGCTAGAGCCATGGCGAGCACGGATGTGGCACCCTTTGATGATGCCGCGATCTGCAAGGAACTCGAGCATTGGTTTTTCGAAGTGTATTTCAACCATTGGGTCGAGGTTGGCGCCGGGAAACGCAAGGATGGCCCGGAATTCATCCTGGAATATTGGGGCACGCCGATGTTCGTCACCAATGACCAGCCAGCGCTGGCGCTGTGGCTGCTTGACGGGGAAGATGTCATTCAATTCCTTGCTGTGCAGCATGAGATGCTGAAAGCGGGCGGCTATTCGCATACCCATGTGCCGGACAGAAAGGTTCGAGCCTATAATAATACAGGCGGTGCGATTGAAGTCATCTGGTCGCGTCGTGCGCCTGATGAAAGCGAAATTCAACGCTTTGTTGTACATTTTGAGTGCGCCAAGTTTGA
The sequence above is drawn from the Parasphingorhabdus sp. SCSIO 66989 genome and encodes:
- a CDS encoding enoyl-CoA hydratase/isomerase family protein; translated protein: MAAVEYVHENGVARITLNSPPQNRIGNELVAGLTAAIMDVAGRNDTRALLLSATGPDFSWGGDIRNWQNISHKDFGATLEQALQLTNTFEDFPFPTIAAVQGQCSGGGYELALRADIIIAADNARFGHSEATIGVFTFLGGVQRVADRIGRGRALEWAYTAEMIEAQRALDLGLVNQCVPSDELADTAESWVEKLASGATLAHAAHKKLLRAWSTSGVAAADAMIPQMAEDIHASADLQDHLPAAIAAVEAGEPRPKFPFKGQ
- a CDS encoding DUF6841 family protein, with the protein product MAIDLARAMASTDVAPFDDAAICKELEHWFFEVYFNHWVEVGAGKRKDGPEFILEYWGTPMFVTNDQPALALWLLDGEDVIQFLAVQHEMLKAGGYSHTHVPDRKVRAYNNTGGAIEVIWSRRAPDESEIQRFVVHFECAKFDGKWKVVGVHSRATDAALDGDTIDGAWSAPVKQEA
- a CDS encoding NADH:flavin oxidoreductase/NADH oxidase family protein — protein: MGAMLDAELKLPCGVIIPNRLAKAAMTEGLATPDGRPTPELERLYGIWSDGGAGLLLSGNVIVDKDHLERPGNVVIEAEPDGDMKNRLRRWAQAATRSGNQFWAQISHGGRQTQKVVNPTPKSSSDVALDLPGGLFGTPSPLSVDEIADLVTRWAIAARACQEAGFTGVEIHGAHGYLISQFLSPRVNHRTDDYGGTLENRARFLLEIVAAVREAVGPEFPVSVKLNSADFQKGGFNFEDSLAVVEWLEAASVDLIEISGGTYEQPKLAGKEGIEPEEKQNVAQSTAAREAYFVDFAKAMQAKVQIPLMVTGGFRTRQAMEQALESGAADLIGLARPMCLMTDAPQQLLDGMDTLPRYEDDLGLLPNWLGFLRRFKMMKAMDGFAGIYWFYQQLWMLGHEGRVDARYPVLKAFRTVDRRNQSIMAARKLMANAVGDPQ
- a CDS encoding MBL fold metallo-hydrolase; its protein translation is MTIKRVLTLVSIPVLLFVAFLIGLAVWVSGGSGQNASDFIPEELDNTPYRTYEAVVPDSPLTLRHFVSELEEINVSSSMIMGEREMVLVATQATKLAAERLADEIEKTGLNLSIVYLGHAHLDHSQGASVLKRRFPKARFLAAPRVSELQKLRMGSDDERAIGRFGDNAAVPSVPFEPLDSKVIMLEGREIQLWHDHYGDVGLGHHDEPHTVVYIPDLKALLPNDILYYDAHIMMGGSTPENRAKWKAQIREWMKMDIAVAIPGHVPRKSTAHMTPKGVFEHSLNYIEAYEEALASSETSEQVINKMLQRYPGMEHTSALYMGTYINFQEIHKLMNNPRLELVASYLPSDFVRWADQQLFEASKDAANPH